The following coding sequences are from one Capsicum annuum cultivar UCD-10X-F1 chromosome 3, UCD10Xv1.1, whole genome shotgun sequence window:
- the LOC107854412 gene encoding beta-glucosidase 11-like, producing MVDTGLEAYRFSISWSRLIPGGRGPINPKGLQFYNNYIDALISHGIQPHVTLFQNDLPQALEDEYGGWLSRKIVKDFTVYAEVCFKEFGDRVMHWTTINEGNMYAIGGYDNSFTPPGRCSPPFGVNCSIGNSSADPYMVVHNTLLAHSSAMKLYQRNYKSTQRGFVGFSIYGLWCVPYTNATADVIAAHKANEFYTGWIMNPFVFGDYPSIMKKADGTRIPTFTKYEAKLVKGSVDFIGLNHYTTVYVKDKPSNIEKYSRDFGADVEAEFSFEAFVADQERIGYKRVFRLVLRWFGVTWGLCIELWILLRRFG from the exons ATGGTTGACACAGGCTTAGAAGCCTACAGGTTTTCTATCTCATGGTCTAGACTTATTCCTG GTGGAAGAGGACCTATAAACCCAAAGGGTTTACAATTTTACAACAATTACATTGATGCACTTATCAGCCACG GTATTCAACCACATGTCACTCTATTTCAGAATGATCTACCACAGGCACTTGAAGATGAATATGGGGGGTGGTTAAGTCGAAAGATTGT GAAGGACTTCACCGTGTATGCAGAGGTATGCTTCAAGGAATTTGGTGACAGAGTGATGCACTGGACAACCATTAATGAGGGCAATATGTATGCTATTGGAGGTTATGATAATAGCTTCACCCCTCCAGGACGCTGTTCCCCGCCTTTTGGAGTTAATTGTTCTATTGGAAATTCATCTGCCGACCCTTATATGGTTGTTCATAACACGTTGCTTGCACATTCATCTGCAATGAAATTATACCAGAGAAATTACAAG TCCACTCAACGTGGTTTCGTGGGATTTAGTATATATGGTTTGTGGTGCGTTCCATATACAAATGCAACGGCTGATGTAATTGCAgcacataaagccaatgaatttTATACTGGTTg GATTATGAATCCTTTCGTATTCGGAGACTATCCCTCTATAATGAAGAAAGCTGATGGGACAAGAATTCCAACCTTCACCAAATATGAAGCTAAGCTAGTCAAGGGATCAGTTGACTTCATAGGCCTAAACCATTATACTACTGTCTATGTTAAGGACAAGCCTTCCAACATTGAAAAGTATAGCAGGGACTTTGGTGCTGATGTAGAAGCAGAGTTTTCAT TTGAGGCATTTGTAGCAGATCAG GAACGGATCGGATACAAGAGGGTATTTCGCCTGGTCCTTAGATGGTTTGGAGTTACTTGGGGGCTATGTATCGAGCTATGGATTCTACTACGTAGATTTGGATAA